One window of Quercus robur chromosome 12, dhQueRobu3.1, whole genome shotgun sequence genomic DNA carries:
- the LOC126710583 gene encoding probable serine/threonine-protein kinase PBL15 yields MTKQSKPWRPFTANCCSVEDQTIFCNFSRCRPSRSEFSKDIAPLPSFRRLSFSDLSRSSSTRINEDLALSFGSDLHDFQLSELRAITQNFSSNFLLGEGGFGTVHKGYIDENLRQGLKAQAVAVKLLDIEGLQGHREWLAEVIFLGQLRHPHLVKLIGYCCEDEERLLVYEFMPRGSLENHLFKRISISLPWGTRVKIAIGAAKGLAFLHGAEQPVIYRDFKTSNILLDSDFTAKLSDFGLAKMGPEGSNTHVTTRVMGTYGYAAPEYISTGHLTTKSDVYSFGVVLLELLTGRRSLDKTRPKSEQNLVDWAKPYLTSRRRLRCIIDPRLAGQYSVKGAKEMALLALQCISLNPKDRPKMPGVVETLENLQHYKDMAITCGQWPASSPKSTRNGVSTKVRMESKGGYHRKSTPITPSKKA; encoded by the exons ATGACAAAGCAATCAAAGCCATGGAGACCATTTACAGCAAATTGCTGTTCAGTTGAAGACCAAACAATTTTTTGCAACTTCAGCCGATGCAGGCCATCAAGGTCAGAGTTCTCTAAGGACATTGCTCCATTACCTTCATTTCGGAGACTATCTTTCTCTGATCTTAGTCGCTCTTCATCAACACGCATCAATGAAGATCTTGCACTGTCTTTTGGGTCGGACTTGCATGATTTTCAGCTAAGTGAGCTACGTGCAATAACTCAGAACTTCTCAAGCAACTTCTTATTAGGAGAAGGTGGGTTTGGAACAGTGCATAAGGGTTATATTGATGAAAACTTAAGACAGGGTTTGAAGGCTCAGGCAGTTGCTGTTAAGCTTTTGGACATTGAAGGCCTTCAAGGACACCGTGAATGGCTT GCTGAAGTGATATTTCTGGGGCAGCTGAGGCACCCACATCTAGTTAAACTGATAGGGTATTGTTGCGAGGATGAAGAAAGACTTCTTGTGTACGAGTTCATGCCTCGTGGCAGCCTAGAGAATCACTTGTTCAAAA GGATATCAATATCATTGCCGTGGGGCACAAGAGTGAAGATTGCAATAGGAGCAGCTAAAGGCCTTGCCTTTTTACATGGTGCTGAGCAGCCTGTCATATACCGCGACTTCAAAACTTCGAACATCTTGCTAGACTCT GATTTCACAGCCAAATTGTCAGATTTTGGGCTTGCTAAGATGGGACCAGAAGGATCTAACACACATGTTACCACTAGAGTGATGGGTACCTATGGGTATGCTGCCCCAGAATATATCTCAACAG GGCACTTAACTACAAAAAGTGACGTTTACAGCTTTGGGGTGGTGCTACTTGAACTACTTACAGGAAGAAGATCATTAGACAAAACAAGACCAAAGAGTGAGCAAAACCTGGTTGATTGGGCGAAGCCATACTTGACCAGTAGACGAAGATTGCGGTGCATTATTGACCCAAGACTTGCAGGTCAGTATTCAGTCAAGGGAGCAAAGGAAATGGCACTTCTGGCATTGCAATGCATAAGTTTGAACCCCAAAGACAGACCAAAAATGCCAGGCGTTGTTGAAACACTTGAAAACCTCCAACATTATAAGGACATGGCAATCACTTGTGGACAATGGCCAGCATCATCACCAAAATCAACTAGAAATGGAGTCTCTACAAAAGTGAGGATGGAGAGTAAAGGTGGATATCATAGAAAGTCCACTCCTATCACTCCCAGTAAGAAAGCATGA